A stretch of Acidimicrobiales bacterium DNA encodes these proteins:
- a CDS encoding TldD/PmbA family protein produces the protein MPELIDIATRVVGWAEAGEQVEAYVVHERETEIRAYEGEVESLTSAESQGVGVRVVVDGRQGYAYAGTLDETVLRETIQEARDNAAFAEADEFNGVAAADGVAPAALDLYDHDLAAFPTDAKVALAIELERATRAADPRISGIESAEYVDSIGEAAVANSEGVVASAAETGCYLSAYSLAEADGETQTGFGFSIGRGAAELDSAAAADDAAERATRLLGAVKPPTQRLTVVLDPWVTAQMLGIIGHTLTGEAVQRGRSLFADRMGEQVGVAELTLLDDATNPDAFTATIVDGEGLATRPTPLIDGGVLQGFLHNSYTGRRGATGSTGSAVRGGFKSGPGVGAHALALTPGTRTQAELIAGIDDGLLVQGVAGLHSGVNPVSGDFSTGAEGLRIRGGELAEPVREITIASTIQRLLLDIQAIGSDLEWLPMSAAGVSIVVADVTMSGA, from the coding sequence ATGCCTGAACTGATCGACATCGCGACCCGCGTCGTGGGCTGGGCCGAGGCCGGTGAGCAGGTCGAGGCCTACGTCGTCCACGAACGCGAGACCGAGATCCGCGCCTACGAGGGCGAGGTCGAGTCCCTGACTTCGGCCGAGAGTCAGGGGGTCGGCGTCCGGGTCGTGGTCGACGGTCGCCAGGGCTACGCCTACGCCGGCACGCTCGACGAGACGGTGCTGCGCGAGACCATCCAGGAAGCCCGCGACAACGCGGCCTTCGCCGAGGCGGACGAGTTCAACGGCGTCGCCGCCGCCGACGGTGTGGCTCCGGCGGCGCTCGACCTGTACGACCACGACCTCGCGGCGTTCCCCACGGATGCGAAGGTCGCGTTGGCGATCGAACTCGAGCGAGCGACGCGGGCCGCCGATCCGAGGATCTCCGGCATCGAGTCCGCCGAATACGTCGACAGCATCGGTGAGGCCGCGGTGGCCAACTCCGAAGGCGTCGTCGCGTCCGCCGCCGAAACCGGCTGCTACCTCTCCGCCTACTCGCTGGCCGAGGCGGACGGCGAGACCCAGACGGGTTTCGGGTTCTCGATCGGACGGGGGGCGGCCGAGCTCGACTCGGCGGCCGCCGCCGACGACGCGGCGGAGCGGGCGACCCGACTCCTGGGTGCGGTGAAGCCGCCGACGCAGCGCCTCACCGTCGTCCTCGATCCGTGGGTCACCGCCCAGATGCTCGGCATCATCGGCCACACGCTCACCGGCGAGGCCGTGCAGCGGGGCCGTTCCCTGTTCGCCGACCGGATGGGGGAGCAGGTGGGCGTCGCCGAGTTGACCCTGCTCGACGACGCGACGAACCCCGACGCGTTCACCGCCACGATCGTCGACGGGGAGGGGCTGGCGACCCGGCCGACACCGCTCATCGACGGTGGCGTTCTCCAGGGGTTCCTCCACAACAGTTACACGGGGCGCCGCGGCGCCACCGGCTCGACCGGTTCCGCGGTCCGCGGCGGATTCAAGAGCGGTCCGGGCGTCGGTGCGCACGCCCTCGCCCTGACCCCGGGCACCCGGACGCAGGCCGAGCTCATCGCCGGTATCGACGACGGGCTCCTCGTCCAGGGCGTCGCCGGTCTCCACTCCGGGGTCAACCCCGTCTCGGGCGATTTCTCGACCGGGGCCGAGGGGCTGCGGATCCGTGGTGGCGAGCTCGCCGAGCCGGTGCGGGAGATCACGATCGCGTCCACCATCCAGCGGCTGCTCCTCGACATCCAGGCCATCGGCTCGGATCTCGAATGGCTGCCGATGTCCGCGGCCGGTGTCAGCATCGTCGTCGCCGATGTGACGATGTCCGGCGCGTGA
- a CDS encoding TldD/PmbA family protein encodes MTDLNELARSILAGAAGDESVEVCVGRAVETEVRVHGAAVESLTVAESHGIGVRVVVDGREGIAHAGSFDDDVVRTLLHEARDNAGFAEPDDRVGLARPDGVAVVAVDRWDRAVETTSTDDKIALALELEAAVTAADERVRGVRAAIYGDTRSETAVVNTHGIDAHTSATMASISTSVLVDDIDGGTRTGGAVDAARGPTALDVAKVADLAVARGLQLLGAGPPTTGRPLVVLEPRFAATILALVAGMLSGERVVKGRTPFADRIGDAVAAGALTLYDDPTDAASLGAAATDGEGLACRRVPLISGGSLDGYLHDTRSARGLGTSSTGSALRAVRGTPGPGHRSLHAAPGDGGLDEFIAGIADGLLVASLQGLHSGVNAVSGDFSVGVEGVRIRDGALAEPIREATLAGAIPRMLLDIESVGADLETQPGGAIVPSLVLAGLTLGGGA; translated from the coding sequence GTGACGGACCTCAACGAGCTCGCCCGTTCGATCCTGGCCGGTGCCGCGGGCGACGAGTCCGTGGAGGTCTGCGTCGGGCGGGCGGTCGAGACCGAGGTGCGGGTCCACGGCGCCGCCGTGGAGTCGCTCACGGTGGCGGAGTCGCACGGCATCGGGGTGCGGGTCGTGGTCGACGGACGCGAGGGAATCGCCCACGCGGGCAGCTTCGACGACGACGTCGTCCGTACCCTGCTGCACGAGGCCCGGGACAACGCCGGATTTGCCGAGCCGGACGATCGGGTCGGGCTCGCCCGCCCCGACGGGGTCGCTGTCGTGGCGGTCGATCGCTGGGATCGCGCGGTCGAGACCACGAGCACCGACGACAAGATCGCGCTCGCCCTCGAGCTCGAGGCTGCCGTCACCGCCGCCGACGAACGCGTGCGGGGCGTGCGGGCCGCGATCTACGGCGACACCCGCAGCGAGACCGCGGTGGTGAACACCCACGGCATCGACGCCCACACGTCGGCGACGATGGCGTCCATCTCCACCAGCGTGCTCGTGGACGACATCGACGGCGGCACCCGCACCGGCGGCGCGGTGGATGCGGCCCGCGGACCGACGGCGTTGGACGTGGCGAAGGTCGCCGATCTCGCCGTGGCCCGGGGCCTGCAACTGTTGGGGGCCGGTCCGCCGACGACCGGTCGCCCGCTCGTGGTGTTGGAGCCGCGCTTCGCAGCGACGATTCTCGCGCTGGTCGCGGGGATGCTCTCCGGTGAGCGGGTGGTGAAGGGGCGCACGCCGTTCGCGGACCGAATCGGCGACGCGGTGGCGGCCGGCGCCCTGACGCTCTACGACGACCCGACCGACGCCGCCAGTCTCGGTGCCGCTGCGACCGACGGCGAAGGGCTCGCGTGTCGCCGGGTCCCCCTGATCTCCGGGGGTTCGCTCGACGGGTATCTCCACGACACCCGCAGCGCCCGCGGCCTCGGCACGTCCTCCACGGGCTCCGCGCTCCGTGCCGTGCGGGGCACGCCCGGGCCCGGCCATCGCTCGCTGCACGCGGCGCCCGGTGACGGGGGCCTCGACGAGTTCATCGCCGGCATCGCCGACGGGTTGCTCGTCGCCTCCCTTCAGGGGCTGCACTCCGGGGTCAACGCGGTCAGTGGCGACTTCTCCGTCGGCGTCGAGGGGGTGCGCATCCGTGATGGCGCGCTCGCCGAACCGATCCGGGAGGCCACGCTGGCGGGGGCGATCCCGCGCATGCTGCTCGACATCGAATCGGTCGGCGCGGACCTCGAGACCCAACCCGGCGGGGCGATCGTGCCGTCGCTGGTCCTCGCGGGGCTGACCCTCGGCGGCGGCGCCTGA
- a CDS encoding undecaprenyl-diphosphate phosphatase, which yields MEILHAIVLGIVQGLSEFLPISSSGHLELTRWLFEWDDLSPELETSFDVAVHLGTLLGAIAYLRRDVAKYVAAGFAPLRRQPLTTDGRVAWFLVASAVPAGITGVLLKDQIADLDSIAMIAVMLIVFGLLLLVADRLPQRRPLDEFTLRDALLMGLGQALALQPGVSRSGATLTVSRFLGFERDAAARLVFLMSLPIIAGAGVFSLADADIPSDFWPPFLYGMAASAVTGWVAVWGTLRLVRSRSFTPFVVYRVAAGAAVLGILATGWR from the coding sequence ATGGAAATCCTCCACGCCATCGTCCTCGGCATCGTGCAGGGACTCTCGGAGTTCCTCCCGATCTCCTCGAGCGGCCATCTCGAGCTCACCCGTTGGCTGTTCGAGTGGGACGACCTCTCGCCCGAGCTCGAGACCTCCTTCGACGTCGCCGTGCACCTCGGCACTCTTCTCGGCGCGATCGCGTATCTGCGACGCGATGTCGCGAAGTACGTCGCCGCCGGGTTCGCGCCGCTGCGGCGCCAACCGTTGACGACCGACGGACGCGTCGCCTGGTTCCTCGTGGCATCGGCGGTGCCGGCCGGCATCACCGGCGTCCTGCTCAAGGACCAGATCGCCGATCTCGACAGCATCGCCATGATCGCCGTGATGCTGATCGTGTTCGGCCTGCTCCTGCTGGTCGCCGATCGTCTCCCGCAGCGTCGCCCGCTCGACGAGTTCACCCTGCGCGACGCACTGCTCATGGGGCTCGGTCAGGCCCTCGCCCTGCAACCGGGCGTGTCGCGCTCGGGGGCGACCCTCACCGTGTCGCGGTTCCTCGGGTTCGAGCGTGATGCCGCGGCCCGGCTCGTCTTTCTGATGAGCCTGCCGATCATCGCCGGGGCCGGGGTGTTCTCGCTGGCCGATGCGGACATCCCGAGCGACTTCTGGCCGCCGTTCCTGTACGGCATGGCGGCGTCGGCGGTGACCGGTTGGGTCGCCGTCTGGGGCACGCTCCGGCTGGTCCGGTCACGCAGCTTCACGCCGTTCGTGGTCTATCGGGTCGCCGCCGGTGCGGCCGTCCTCGGCATCCTCGCCACCGGCTGGCGCTAG
- a CDS encoding SAF domain-containing protein, translated as MSDPSRPSASLTDPRTLLGTVRVAGRSRPARLAVTLVLALVLAQLGRHADDRAAARERAWEPAADVWVATTAIDAGTLLTDANTAARRLPAIALPADALTTAPAGRRSAVDLAEGEILRDERLGGAGRLASQLRPDEGLVTLGADAAHLSAGDLVDLYALLTGDVVARRARVVDVEEGRALVAVAESVLPAVIRTFTTGEVVAVLVG; from the coding sequence ATGTCCGATCCGAGCCGTCCGTCCGCCTCGCTCACCGATCCCCGGACGCTCCTCGGCACCGTGCGGGTGGCCGGGCGCAGCCGACCGGCACGCCTCGCGGTCACCCTCGTGCTCGCGCTCGTCCTCGCCCAACTGGGGCGCCATGCCGACGACCGGGCCGCGGCCAGGGAGCGAGCGTGGGAGCCGGCGGCCGACGTGTGGGTGGCCACCACGGCGATCGACGCCGGAACGCTCCTGACGGACGCCAACACCGCGGCCCGCCGTCTCCCGGCGATCGCGCTCCCGGCGGATGCACTCACCACCGCGCCGGCAGGTCGGCGCAGTGCCGTGGACCTCGCCGAGGGGGAGATCCTGCGCGACGAGCGCCTCGGTGGCGCCGGGCGACTCGCCTCCCAGCTCCGACCGGACGAGGGCCTCGTGACGCTGGGGGCCGACGCTGCGCACCTTTCCGCCGGTGACCTGGTCGATCTCTACGCCCTGCTCACCGGCGACGTGGTGGCCCGCCGCGCCCGGGTGGTCGACGTCGAGGAGGGCCGGGCCCTCGTCGCGGTCGCCGAGTCGGTTCTGCCCGCCGTGATCCGCACGTTCACGACCGGCGAGGTCGTCGCCGTGCTGGTGGGATGA
- a CDS encoding FmdB family zinc ribbon protein: MPTYDYRCERTGEMFELWQSFSDDALETCPQTHDGESDTCGAAVKKVFSKVGISFKGDGFYKNDHGSSSSSRTADAPSSGESSSNTSDSASSSSTSSDSKSSGSSGSSSSD, from the coding sequence GTGCCGACCTACGACTATCGATGTGAACGCACGGGCGAGATGTTCGAGCTGTGGCAGTCGTTCTCCGACGACGCGCTCGAGACGTGCCCCCAGACCCACGACGGCGAGTCCGACACCTGCGGCGCCGCCGTGAAGAAGGTGTTCAGCAAGGTCGGCATCTCGTTCAAGGGCGACGGCTTCTACAAGAACGACCACGGCTCGAGTTCGTCGAGCCGCACGGCGGATGCGCCGTCGAGCGGTGAGAGCTCCTCGAACACGTCCGACTCGGCGTCCTCGAGTTCGACGTCGTCGGACTCGAAGTCGTCGGGCTCGTCGGGTTCCTCCTCGTCGGACTGA
- the plsY gene encoding glycerol-3-phosphate 1-O-acyltransferase PlsY — protein MVLAVALVVAAYAVGTFPTAQIVGRRFGVDPTEQGSGNPGASNVYRLGGRKAGVMVFAIDALKGAIPAGVALLVAGRPEAHAVWLAAVAGHVWPVTRGFRGGKGVATAGGAGLVISPVIGLACAAVFVLTVKVARVAALGSLGIAISYPVIAAIARFPAWEIAASSAVALVLVVRHQSNIRRLIRGEENSIEDSGPAAA, from the coding sequence GTGGTCCTCGCAGTGGCGCTCGTCGTGGCGGCCTACGCCGTCGGCACGTTCCCGACCGCGCAGATCGTCGGTCGCCGTTTCGGCGTCGACCCGACCGAGCAGGGATCCGGCAATCCCGGTGCGTCGAACGTGTACCGCCTCGGTGGGCGCAAGGCCGGCGTCATGGTGTTCGCCATCGACGCGCTCAAGGGCGCGATCCCGGCGGGCGTCGCCCTCCTGGTCGCCGGTCGGCCGGAGGCGCACGCGGTGTGGCTCGCCGCCGTCGCCGGCCATGTCTGGCCGGTTACCCGGGGGTTCCGGGGCGGCAAGGGCGTGGCGACTGCGGGAGGCGCCGGTCTGGTCATCAGTCCGGTCATCGGTCTGGCCTGTGCGGCCGTCTTCGTGCTCACCGTGAAGGTTGCGAGGGTGGCGGCGCTGGGATCACTCGGCATCGCGATCTCGTATCCGGTCATCGCCGCCATCGCCCGTTTCCCGGCCTGGGAGATCGCCGCGTCGTCGGCGGTCGCGCTCGTGCTCGTGGTGCGTCATCAGTCGAACATCCGTCGGCTCATCCGCGGCGAGGAGAACAGCATCGAGGACTCGGGACCCGCGGCGGCCTGA